One Nicotiana tomentosiformis chromosome 1, ASM39032v3, whole genome shotgun sequence genomic window, TCTTTAAATTTGTTATACATATATTTTAAGTCTATGTCCTCCTCTAatcattataaaaaaaaataaaaaaacaagtcTTGAAAAGATGCCATGCAATGTGATTGAAAACTTGATTCTTTATAAGTTTTTCACTTTTAGAATTCTCCAAGAACTTACAAATTGTAGTCCTGGAAAAGAAAATTGTAATAAGCAGGTTAAGGACCCAGGATTGGAGACCAATCGGATATCTGTAGTGGCCCACTTTAAGCTACAAAGTTTAAAGTCTAAGCCCAACCACAGAGCCCAACCACTGAGCCCATATAAATTCACAATGTTGGATCCTCATCAACTGCGAAGCCCAAGAGATTACTTTGGCCTCTCCTCATTTAGCTTCACGCCATTTTAATTCCACTCTAGGCAATAATCAACTAAAACAACTGTGGAcctgttataaaatataactcaaaataataatatggaataaggaaaaaataagctaagagatatatagagaaagagagaatagattcttattttttcttcaatTATGTGTTCTTTCCATCTATTACaatgcctttatataggcatgaaatataaagaaatatgtcattaagcatttgagagaaaaatcatggaggaagatagacatccaccataatttcttataacactcccccttggatgtccatagataatgtgcctcgttaaaccttattagaaaaaaaattctagtgaaggaaaagagtacacatatttaaaAATACGCTTTttgattgcctcattaaaaaccttgcaaggaaaactcaGTGGGACAAAActttgtaagggaaaaagagtacaccgcatattaactccccctgatgagagcatcaattcacatccttgagccttcgcatctcaatcttgtacactagtttcttgaaggttgacgttggtagagatttggtgaacaaatcagccatattatcacttgaacggatctgttgcacattgatatcaccattcttttgaagatcatgtgtgaaaaataactttggtgaaatgtgctttgtcctatctccttttatgaatcctcccttcagttggactatgcatgttgcattatcttcatataaaattgtgggtagtttgtcatacttcaaaccacatttgtctggAATACGgtatattatagacctcaaccatacacattctcgacttgtttcattaatagcaattatctcagcatgattagatgaattaGCCACAATTgcttgcttagtcgatcgccaagatatggcagtgcctccacataTAAACAAATAACATGTTTGAGATCGGCCtcgtgtgggtcagataaatacctagcatcggcataaccaacaagatcgggactgcaatcattgccataaaataagcccatatcggtagtcccttttagataccgcaatatgtgtttaattccattccaatgtctccttgtaggagcagagctatatcttgctaagacattaattaaaaaagttatgtcaggccttgtagtgttagcaagatacattagtgtaccaattgcactaagatatggtacttcaagATCAAGAAATTCTTCATtattttcttgaggtcggaacgggtccttattcacatcaagtgatcgaacaatcatcaGAGTACTTAatagatgtgctccatccatgtaaaaccgtttcaacaccttttctatgtaggcagattgatgaacaaaagtccCGTTtgtcaaatgttcaatttgcaaaccatgacataattttgtcttttcgagatctttcatctcgaattccttctttaaataatcaattttcttttggagttctgtaggagttccaataaggtttatgtcatcaatatatacaGCAAATACAATAAActctgatgttgttttctttataaaagcacaaggacaaatgacatcatttatatcatcttcctttaataaatattcatTAAGGCAGTTATACCACATTCTTTCTGATTGATTTAGACCATACAAAAATCTTTGCAATTCCATTTcgacggatatctttaaaactcaacaagttcctcttggacttggaggagaacattgcattctctatgataagtattaTTTTATTGAGCAGAGTTATAGTAGCTCTTCCAAGCCTTCAATTAACTACTACCGAAAATTGTAGTAACTACTgccttacacatacttaaatgagagaaatatttcttctctttaaATATTATATGCGtcgtacatgaatcaattaagcaaatatttttacaattgaactttgatccaagtttgctttgagagatatccatatttgcttcccatggtttgacatacaaaaagaagtatatgaataaatattagtactttcagagaaaaagaaaaaaataaagttaaaCCAATGATTCAATAGTGACTTTTAATGCAATTTCGAGCAAACTTTGATTATGATACAAACAATTCCATAACTAAAAATAATGCAATTATTTTTAGGTTGTCATATGATTTTAAAACATGAAAAACTTAAGTCATATTAATACACATGAAACAATGAGTGTACAAATAAAGGTAACTAAACACAAAAGTAGACAATAAACTGTATAAACGTTAAAAACATGACCAACGTTCATAAGGTATATAGTAAACAAAATGACAAAATATTGTAGTTATATTAACGAATtaccataaataaaatattatacaaTAGTTAAGTAACAAAAATATTTCCTAAAATATGCTAAATAAAAATGGCCAAAGTTATACATGTAACCTCTTAATTGACATCCTTCTTGAAGAAAAGGTTAATGACGCTTTATTAGAACTCAGATTACTAGGCTTACAAACCAATTGCTTGAACAAAGTGCGGCATTGATACTGTTGGTACTTTAAATAATTAAGTCATATTGACATAAAAAAAATCCAACGTTTGTTTGGTACTAATTTTCTATGTTAAGTGGAATAATATAATATTAACACATAAGAAAAGAAGAATATTGCTTGGCCACAACCACAAACAGGGTCACGACCTTTTCCATGCTTAGCATAATGGGAATACACCTCATTCATGTCGGGCAATGGTGTAGACCCAATGGGTCGATTATCGTAATTTCTCATGAGCAAGTCATTGTTTCGTTCAGCCATGaggagaagagaaatcaactcagaatACTTCTTAAAATCTTTCTCTCGGTACTGCTGTTGCATGACCATATTGGAGGCATAAAACGTTGTGAacgttttttcaagcatatcatagcCAGCGATACTATCTCCAcagagtttcaatttagaagtaattctgaacaCCGCTGAATTATattcagaaacagacttaaaGTCTTGGAGCCTTAGATGAGCCCAATTGTATCGTGCTTGTGGAAGTgtgaccaactttaagttgtcatatctttcctttaagtCATTCCACAAAACATGTGGATCTTTGACtgtgagatattctattttcaactatttatcaaggtgatggcgcaagaaaatcaaggcctTAGCACAGTCTTGAGTATATGCTTTATTTCAATCTTTAATGGCGTCTCCaagacccattgcatctaaatggatttcagcatccaatacccatgtcatatagttcttgcccgaaatttcaagggcaacaaactttcttttcataatatcagtcataattaaaagaggagaaaaattaTACCTCAGTCTTCTCAAAGAGTTTCTTGAGACGGTAGaatctcgtgctgataacgtgttataaaatataactcaaagtaacaatatggaacaaAGAAAAACAAGCTAAGTGATATATAGAGAAAAagagaagagattcttatttcttcttcaatcgTGTGTTCTTTCCATCTATTACAATGCCTTTATATAGgcaagaaatatgtcattgaatgtgtcattaagcatttgagaggaaGATCGTGGAGGAAGATAGACATCCACCGTAATTTCTTATAACAGGACCAAAATTTTCAGGGCGTGGGTGGGCGTGGGGAGTGGGAGGGTTGATGGTATGCTTGTTATTTGCTAATTAAGGAGGAGgaaatgatcaaaatggtcccTAATGTATAGGGTTTGGACTGTTTTGATCCTTGATATATACCCCTTAATGGGAATAGTCCTTAATGCACGTAAAAAAATTGATGTTTTTGGTCTAATGCCCTAAAACTAACAGTTACTCCGCATGTATCCGTTAAAGTTAATGGATTCATAGCACAAGGATCAGATGGTACTCCATTTTTTCTCGGACAAACCTCGATTCCCATGGCTGCAAAATATGCAGGCCATCCGGGGATTTGCCAAGATATGAGTAGGATATTTCAGTTCCCGATTTGTTACTTGAAGAAGTTGGAAAATAGCTAAAGAAAGGTTATCATGTTTTCCACCTGAAAATTCTCCAAAGCTGATTTGAGTTATAAATATCAGCATCCTCATCCTTTTTTTTTTAGAACAAAAGGTTCTTCAATCCCAATTTTTGCTCACATGTTGAgctttttctttattatttttttgctCATACTCCAGCTTCCTGTTTAttctataaaataaaatgtggttTATTCACTTTTTTCAATTGTCAAATGGAAGAGCACAGGAGATAAATTGCCCCTACAACTGTGGGGgttctttttttcaaaattttagttGGGATTTGTTTCACCAATTTATATTTATAGTCATTTATACATACAACCGTTTATCTTTGCCAATTGATTCTTGCTATTTGTGTACAGTGTGTTTTTGAAAATCACTAATGTATCATGTGTGGGGTGTCTAGAGGAAGAAGAAGCAATGAAAATCGGCAAAGTGAAGAGAGGAGTGGCAGTAGGTAAGTGAAGAAATGACAAATGTATTTGCACCGTTAAGTTTAACATTATTTAACTTTTATACCGTTAGTTTTAGGGCATGAGACCAAAAATATCCACTCTTTACATACATTAAGGATCATTTCCGTTAAGGGGCATATATCAAGGACCAAAACTGTCCGACTCCTATACATTAAGGACTATTTTGATCATTTCCTCAATTAAGGAGTACTGATTTGTTTATCTTTGGCTGACTTTTTATGCCAAGTAGCTATGACTAGGAATCTAGCATTTGATAAGACTGTTTATTTTAAGCTGGCATGTTTGACCTTGTTTTAAACTATAGTTGAGTAATGAATCACGAAAGTAAAAACGTGTTTTTTTCTAAAATCTATAGTTGAACaacataattttatatattttaatagtTGAACTAGCATAATTTGGATTGTATGTTTGTTGTATACAGCAGGAAAACAAAGGTAAATTCCCCCATACTTAGCCTTGTGTTTTGTTTACCCACAAATCCAAATCGTTACTATGGGCTTTGGAATTAGGGATTGTTACACAAAAAAACCAGCAAGATTCAATGtttacattttttttttattttgggagaaattcaaaaatagtcaaatttacaagtggtaattaaaAAGTAgctataatttcaaaagtaatcgaaattttaGCCACTTTTCTTGTAAAGATAaattgaacgaaaacactgttcaaaatccgaaaaatattgtatattatgctggaactttttgcttgttggagttccagcatattaatacacatgtgcaccaatctccagtatattatgctggaccagtccgtgttgcagtaaaatagtggctatttttcaataactttgcaaacgctggctatttttgaattaccagtctgaaaactggctagcccgtgctatttttacactTTTTTTAGCCTAAGCTCCAAAGGCTTATTTTAATGggttttttttcacttttagcaagtgccaaaaattatttacattgatagccgaaaaatgtataagatttgtatatttttgtatataacatacaatatatatatatttcggtTATTATTTTGCGAGGGGCTATACAGTGTCATATTCCCTTTTAATTTCAGAAATATGATTTTGTTCccattttcttttcaaaaattctggggcacattttaaaagaaaaataagctgAATAGTAGATAAATTTCATTTACACCATACGAATTCATATTTTGTATCTTAGAGTTGTGAAATTGTGGTGATAAATTTTCTTTATATTGCATAATCCAAATCCAAGCTCAAGAAATTTTCTTTAAacttattttataattaaatcaaCAATGCATAATTGTTTACTGAATAACTTTAATCAGGACGTGCCTTGTGATTTTATTTGGGAAATTgagaattaaatatttaaaattttaaaatgaaGAATAGGAgcagggaaaaaaaaaaaagaagatgcCACGTGGCAGAAGGCTTTGGATTGCGTGAGGAGAAGAGAGGGTAATAGCTTCTTGAAGTGAGAGAAGCCCAATGAATGCTACATTACTCCTATTTGCATAAAATAGTGAAAGTCCTCAGCTTAGGATCCTCGATACGTTCGATATCTCAAGAACAGGCGGAGGAACGATTCTATTGATACTATTATTTTCAAAAAGAATAGATAGAGACTATGAATATGAATAAGCTAAAAACATCAAGCTCCGAATTGGACTTGGATCGACCCAATCTCGAAGATTATCTTCCAACTGGATCCATCCCAGAACCCCATGGCAAGCTTCGCCTGTAAACCCCCCTCCACCCTTTCctcttcctttttcctttttcacATGTTCCTAGTTTTGATTTGCTTCATTAATATATATTTCAGGCGTGATTTAATTGATATTTCTCCCACCCTAACTGAGGCTGCTGGTGCCATTGTTGACGTGAGTTCCCTCTTCATTTCCCTTTTGATTTACACTGCAAACTTACTGATTGTTGCACTTCCATTGAATAAAAAAAATTGGGCTCTACTTCTTTTGTTGGTTTTGGAGCTTGTCCTTATTGTCAGTTGCTGAATTATGCAATGACCGTGACTTCAAAATTGCAGACTCTTCAACTAACAAACAACAATTCGACCTCTACTTCGTTTGGATTTTGCCATAAACTTTATTTTGGAGCTTGCCTTTTCAGTTTAAGGAAGTTTACTTGTACCCATTTTCATTTAGTTACACTCATTCTCATATTCTTTTTTGGCAGGATTCTTTCACCAGATGCTTCAAGTCAAATCCACCAGAGCCTTGGAACTGGAACATTTATTTGTTCCCTTTATGGTGCTTGGGGGTTGTTGTTAGATATGGGATTCTTTTCCCTATAAGGTTTagcttctttcatttcttttatttttcctcaTTTGGGTCCTAATCATGAACTAACTTTAATCACCTACCATGGCCGTGATAAGTGCACTTCCTCTATATGTAGAAGATGGAAAGTTGTTCACTACCCCATTGAAAGAAGCTCACTTTTGTCGTCCTTTGCTTCTAATGCAATTGCAGAGTTATTGTCTTGACAATAGGATGGATAATATTCCTCTCTTGCTATATCCCGGTGCATTTCCTGCTGAAAGGACACGATAAGTTCAGGAAAAAGCTTGAGGTATCTCTCTTGCTATCTGGTTACTTCAATTTTCTCTTTTATCTGCACTAGTTAAGGACTACGGGTTGGCATTTTCTCAGACTCTACAAGGTAATGTTTGCCTTTATCCGTTGTCTTACTGTGGAGAAAGATTATATTCATCGACATTGAGACAAACATCACTTCACCAGGAGTATGATaaattggcaatatgtttggatATTCTCTGCTATGAATAAAATGTCTAGACTTGCTTCTGTTGCACTTTTGTTATTCTCTTGAAGAGTGTATACATATTAAGGTTTCTAACATCCTTGGCTTGGTTAATTTTTTCCAGAGATGTCTGGTGGAGCTGATATGCAGTTTCTTTGTTGCATCTTGGACTGGGGTTGTCAAATACCATGGTCCACGGCCTAGCATACGACCTAAGCAGGTATGTCTGCCACCACAATTTATATTTCATATGTGAACCATCTTCTCTGATACATCTCAAGTTGACTTATGCATGTTATTGACAGGTTTTTGTGGCGAATCACACGTCAATGATAGATTTTATTGTCCTAGAGCAGATGACTGCATTTGCAGTGATCATGCAGAAGCATCCTGGATGGGTTGGTAAGATTTTATTGTATTTGCATTGGTTGCTCTTTCATTTTGTCTCTCTGTCAAAAGTTGCTGAGCCTTGATATGAAGACATGTATATTAACAACCAGACCTTAATATACCATCACGCCATGGAGCATTTCTGAAAGTTAAGGCCTAATTACACCTTCAACAGTTTAACTTCAAGTTTTTGGATTAGAACGTATAATTCAGTTAATGATTCAGGACCAGGGTGTTGGATAGGAATTTTGCAGATCTTGATATGATAAATGCATAAGCTAATTACCAAAAGTTTGGTGCAGAGTGAGTGCATTGATCTGAATTGGAGTTGAACTTGGTTTGCTAGTAAAAAATATATGGAAGACAAATATTGAATCTTAGCATAACTATAAGTTGGCTATGTAAACCCTCTAACTTCTTGCCATGCCAATTGGACCACTTTTTAGAAAAAAATGATTCTTCTAAGGTAGGAGTTTGTGGATGTTGTTCTGCTAACTGCTTTAGGTAATAGCAAAAGTTTGGTGCAAACTGAGTGCATTTGATGTGGAATTAGAGTTGACTTGATTTGCTGGTGAAAGAATTTATCGATGGCAAATATTGAAGCCTAGGGTAACTATAATTTGCCTGCCTATACCTTCTAATTGCTGTCGTGCTATTTGGCTTTCAACCAACAAAACCAGATTTTTTTTTGATTAGTACACATAAATAGAActcaaatctaaaactaccaaggacagaTGGTAGCCATGTCTGGACAttgggtacatcttcaatgccaccTCCGCCAGATGCAGCAACattagctccaagatctgcacgcaaggtgtagaagtgtagtatgagtacaaccgatcccgtgaactcagtaagtaacaaatctaatctCAGGTTGAAACCAGTGACAAGCTCGGAAGAAGGTCAGTGTCCGACACTAGTAATCAATAATGACAaatgttgacgaccaattttgaccctccattttagaatttatttatttattcttaataatttataatcaatgttttgaaaatattttcaataaaaatactTATTTTAACAAAATTAATTTAGTATTAGTGGTTTTGAAATTGATAGTTGAatgttataattataattataaatatACCATGCTCACTATTtttagattattaaaataatttttatgtacGTCACATAGTCTTTATAATTAATGTAATGAATTATTCCTTAATTTCtaattaattagattattatgctaataattcgaaattagtgttacaatttagaaaacagtattttataaataattaattacaatattTAGTAGTATATTTGTTAAATATAATTTTActacattttattgaaaataattaagtttgttcaaattaatttcaaaagggttaAAATCCAAAAGGCTATAATCGCCGTTCTTAATTAAACATGGATTGGCCATCCTTTAAAATTAACTTTGGCCAAAATACAGAGATCCCAGTCCGAAAATACCCAACCCAAACAACCCCTTTAATCCCTGTAatctaggggtgttcaaaaccgaaccgaaaccgaaaaccaaaccgaaaccgaagcttaatggcttattggtatcgggttaacggtttaacagacggggaacggattgaaatttttttattaacggcttatcagTTTGGGGgcagattattcaattttctaaacggataatccgttaacccactaagaatatatatatttatatatcctAATGATATAGCT contains:
- the LOC104112968 gene encoding glycerol-3-phosphate acyltransferase 9, translated to MNMNKLKTSSSELDLDRPNLEDYLPTGSIPEPHGKLRLRDLIDISPTLTEAAGAIVDDSFTRCFKSNPPEPWNWNIYLFPLWCLGVVVRYGILFPIRVIVLTIGWIIFLSCYIPVHFLLKGHDKFRKKLERCLVELICSFFVASWTGVVKYHGPRPSIRPKQVFVANHTSMIDFIVLEQMTAFAVIMQKHPGWVGLLQSTILEGVGCIWFNRSEAKDREIVARKLRQHVEGADNNPLLIFPEGTCVNNHYTVMFKKGAFELGCTVCPVAIKYNKIFVDAFWNSRKQSFTMHLLQLMTSWAVVCDVWYLEPQNIRPGETPIEFAERVRDIISARAGLKKVPWDGYLKYSRPSPKHRERKQQSFAESVLRRLEEK